A genomic stretch from Bosea sp. F3-2 includes:
- the hemE gene encoding uroporphyrinogen decarboxylase, producing MSRPAPGTTSAEPLFLRALAGETLPVPPIWLMRQAGRYLPEYREIRATAGSFLALCYNPELAAEVTLQPIRRFGFDAAILFSDILVVPQALGQTLWFAEGEGPRLEPVADAARLAEIDGLADGAKLDPILETVQRVRGALPRETGFIGFCGAPWTVATYMVAGRGTPDQGPAKALFTKDPDLFQAIIDRIVAASVRYLNAQIAAGVDAVQIFDSWAGALGPEDFRRWCIVPTRRIVEGVRAVHPHARIIGFPRGAGRLIPDYVAGTGVDAVGLESDIDREFARDAIQSRLPVQGNLDPLVLRAGGPELEQDIEAVRSAFGGGPFVFNLGHGILPDTPIAHVERLLKAVRG from the coding sequence ATGAGCCGCCCAGCCCCTGGAACAACCAGCGCCGAGCCGCTCTTTCTCCGGGCATTGGCTGGCGAGACACTGCCTGTCCCTCCGATCTGGCTGATGCGTCAGGCTGGGCGCTATCTGCCGGAGTATCGCGAGATCCGCGCCACGGCCGGCAGCTTCCTGGCGCTCTGCTACAATCCCGAGCTCGCTGCCGAGGTAACGCTTCAGCCAATCCGGCGCTTCGGCTTCGATGCCGCGATCCTGTTCTCCGATATTCTCGTCGTACCGCAGGCGCTCGGGCAGACGCTCTGGTTCGCCGAGGGCGAAGGGCCGCGGCTCGAGCCCGTAGCGGATGCGGCAAGGCTTGCAGAGATCGATGGGCTTGCCGATGGGGCCAAGCTGGATCCCATCCTGGAGACGGTGCAGCGCGTGCGTGGTGCCTTGCCGCGCGAGACCGGGTTCATCGGCTTCTGCGGTGCGCCCTGGACGGTGGCGACCTATATGGTGGCCGGTCGCGGCACGCCCGATCAGGGTCCGGCAAAGGCGCTGTTCACGAAGGACCCGGACCTGTTCCAGGCGATCATCGACCGGATCGTCGCTGCCTCGGTGCGCTATCTCAACGCGCAGATCGCTGCCGGCGTCGATGCGGTGCAGATCTTCGACAGCTGGGCAGGCGCGCTGGGACCGGAGGATTTCAGGCGCTGGTGCATCGTGCCGACCCGCCGGATCGTGGAAGGCGTCCGTGCTGTTCACCCGCATGCCCGCATCATCGGGTTCCCGCGTGGCGCCGGCCGGTTGATCCCCGACTATGTTGCAGGAACAGGTGTCGATGCTGTCGGGCTCGAATCCGATATCGACCGGGAGTTTGCGCGCGACGCGATCCAGTCGAGACTGCCCGTGCAAGGCAATCTCGATCCACTCGTGCTGAGGGCCGGTGGTCCGGAGCTCGAGCAGGACATCGAAGCGGTTCGCTCAGCCTTCGGTGGCGGACCGTTCGTCTTCAATCTCGGGCATGGCATCCTGCCGGATACGCCGATCGCCCATGTCGAGCGGCTGCTGAAGGCAGTGCGGGGCTGA
- a CDS encoding Maf family protein has product MIISDSLWLEAEPLILASGSATRRDMLAAAGIPVEVLKPEINERAVEHPLVEQEVPADQIAAALACAKALAVSNLRPGRLVLAADQTLTCDGITFHKPVDSFAAAEQIMALAGRTHELHSAFVLARDGAPIAEGRETARMTMRSLDTDFIGLYVELVGPVALSSVGGYQLEGLGAQLFDTVEGNHFTILGLPLLAVLAALRDLGCLAC; this is encoded by the coding sequence ATGATCATATCGGACAGCCTCTGGCTCGAAGCAGAACCCTTGATCCTCGCCTCCGGGAGCGCGACCCGCCGCGACATGCTGGCTGCGGCCGGCATCCCGGTCGAAGTGCTGAAGCCCGAGATCAACGAGCGCGCGGTCGAGCATCCGCTCGTCGAGCAGGAGGTCCCGGCGGATCAGATCGCCGCAGCGCTCGCCTGCGCCAAGGCGCTCGCCGTGTCGAACCTCCGGCCGGGCCGTCTCGTCCTCGCCGCTGATCAAACCCTGACCTGCGATGGGATCACCTTCCACAAGCCGGTCGATAGCTTCGCCGCGGCCGAGCAGATCATGGCGCTGGCCGGCAGGACTCATGAACTTCATTCCGCCTTCGTGCTGGCCAGGGATGGCGCGCCGATCGCCGAAGGGCGCGAGACGGCCCGAATGACGATGCGTTCCCTCGATACGGATTTCATCGGGCTCTATGTCGAACTGGTCGGCCCCGTCGCGCTGTCCAGCGTCGGCGGCTATCAGCTCGAAGGGCTGGGCGCACAGCTTTTTGATACCGTCGAAGGCAATCACTTCACCATCCTGGGCCTGCCCTTGCTTGCCGTTCTCGCCGCCTTGCGCGATCTCGGCTGCCTTGCCTGCTGA
- a CDS encoding pyruvate, water dikinase regulatory protein, producing the protein MVRNYFHLHLVSDATGETLIAVSRAAAAQYESVSAIEHVYPLVRSEAQLARVLAEIESSPGVVLYTLVEPEWQEKLENFCRELGCPCLSVLQPVLSLFQSYLGQASATKPGAQHVLNTEYFRRIDAMNYTLLHDDGQMGGDLDNADVILVGISRTSKTPTSIYLANRGIKTANIPLVPNIPLPAELENTKKPLIVGLIASPDRIVQIRQNRLLSLRADDETSYVDPAAVADEVSQSRRLCARKGWPVIDVTRRSIEETAASILDLLRDHRMKFIAT; encoded by the coding sequence GTGGTCCGCAACTATTTCCATCTGCATCTGGTTTCGGACGCGACCGGCGAAACCCTGATCGCGGTCAGCCGCGCCGCGGCGGCACAATATGAGAGCGTATCCGCCATCGAGCATGTCTACCCGCTGGTGCGCTCGGAGGCCCAGCTCGCCCGTGTTCTGGCCGAAATCGAATCCTCGCCCGGCGTCGTGCTCTACACGCTGGTCGAGCCGGAATGGCAGGAGAAGCTGGAGAACTTCTGCCGGGAGCTGGGCTGTCCCTGCCTTTCGGTGCTGCAGCCGGTGCTGTCGCTGTTCCAGTCCTATCTCGGCCAGGCCTCCGCGACGAAGCCGGGCGCGCAGCACGTTCTCAACACCGAGTACTTCCGCCGCATCGATGCGATGAACTACACCCTGCTGCATGACGACGGGCAGATGGGCGGCGATCTCGACAATGCCGACGTCATCCTGGTCGGCATCAGCCGCACCTCGAAGACGCCGACGAGCATCTATCTCGCCAATCGCGGCATCAAGACCGCCAATATCCCGCTCGTGCCGAACATCCCGCTGCCGGCGGAACTGGAGAATACCAAGAAGCCGCTGATTGTCGGCCTGATCGCCAGCCCCGATCGCATTGTCCAGATTCGCCAGAATCGGCTCCTGTCCCTACGCGCGGACGATGAGACATCCTATGTAGATCCAGCGGCCGTTGCCGACGAAGTCTCGCAATCGCGCCGGCTTTGCGCCCGCAAGGGCTGGCCGGTCATTGATGTGACCCGTCGCTCGATCGAGGAGACCGCAGCATCGATCCTCGACCTGCTGCGCGACCATCGCATGAAGTTCATCGCGACATGA